The window AATGTGCTCGTACGCTTGGTCGAGGAGCGCGGATCACGCGGCCTGATCGGTCGGATATTGAAGGGCGCGCCCAAGGGCACGACGGAGTGGTCGGGGCTGCTCGAGCAGGTGCGCTCGCTGTACGCGTCATCGCGGCAGGCATTCACGTTGCTGGCCGAACAACTCCTGGTTGCTCAGGGTGAATCGCGTCGTTCGCTCAAGCAGCGCTATGGCGTCGGGGACCCGCTCAGCGCGGATGTCGCGCATTTCCTGACGCCGTTGACGCTGGATTGGCGTGAATTGGAAATCCAACTCGCCCGCCTCATCGCCGCGGCATCGGATTGGACCGGCGAGCAACGCCCGCGCGCCGAGCTCATTCAGGAACTCAAGAGCGTGGCGGAACAGGCGGCGGAGCTCGGTGCGCAGCTCGTGGACGTGGTCTCAGGGGATCGGCCGGACTATGTGCGGTGGGTCGAGTGCGGCCGCGGCCGCGGCGGCCCGTGGTGCTCTGTATACGACGCACCCATCGAGGTGTCCACGCACCTTGCCAAACACGTTTGGCCCAACTGTGGCGGCACATTGTTCACCTCGGCCACGCTGTCCGTCGGCCAGAATATCGAGTTCTTCAAACGCGCGGTCGGTCTGTCGTTGCTGGACGGGCGGCAAGTCGAATCCCTCAGTCTGCCCAGTCCGTTCCGGCTGGACGAGCAGATGCGCATCTTCGTGCCGACGTATCTGCCGGCACCGCGTGAGGCCGCCCGGCATCTTGAAGCGGTCACCCAACTGGTGACGAAAGTCATCGCGAAATTTCCGCGCGGTACCCTGATTCTCTGTACGTCGAATGACGCCGTTGAGCGCATCACGGAGTCCATGTCGCCGGTAATTCGCGCCTCCGGCCGTGCGCTGCTCAGTCAGTCCGCGGGGTCGTCGCCCGCTGAACTCGTTGACGAATTCCGCGCGCTCGGGAATGCCATCATGATCGGGGCTGCCAGCTTCTGGGAAGGCATCGACGTCGTCGGGGATGCCTTGCAGCTGCTGATCGTCGCCAAACTGCCCTTTGATGTTCCCTCGGACCCCTGGATTGCCGCCCGCACGGAGCAGTTGCAACGCGAGGGACGAGATCCCTTCTACGATTACTCAATCCCCGTGGCGACGCTGCGCCTGAAACAAGGCCTGGGACGTCTGATCCGCCACACCGGGGATCGTGGCGCGGCGATCGTCGCCGATCCGCGCGTGATGACCGCGCGATATGGCCGGCAGATTCGGTCCAGTATTGCGCCGGACATGCGTTCCGTCGGCGGTGAGCTGGAACTGCTGGCCGCCGTTCACGATTTCTTTGCCGAGCCTGCCTCATGATTCATGGCATCGATCATCTCGCCATCGCGGTCGCCAGCCTCGATGACGCGGTCGCCTACTGGACGACACACCTCGGCGCGGTGGAGGTTCACCGCGAGACGGTTTCCGAGCAGCGGGTGAACGTCGTCATGCTGCGCGTGGGCGATCTCAAAATCGAGTTGCTTCAGCCGACGTCTGATGACTCCCCCGTCGCCAAGTTCATCGCCGTTCGCGGACCCGGGATCCATCACGTCGCGCTCCGCGTGGATTCCACCGACTCTGAATTGTCGATCATGAAGGCCGGCGGCGCGACGCTCCTCGACGAGGGCGCGCGCGACGGAGCCGAAGGTACGAAAGTCGGTTTCATTCATCCGCGGACGTTGGGTGGCGTCCTCGTGGAATTGGTAGAACATTCCCGGCATGAATCCTGATGATCGTCCACAACTGCCGCTGGAAGAAAAACTCCGGGTATTGCCGAAATCACCCGGAGTCTACATTTTCAGGGACGCCGGAGGCAAGATCATTTACATCGGCAAGGCCTCGGTGCTGCGCAATCGTGTTCGCAGCTACTTTCAGGATCGCAATGACGGGCGACCGCAATTCGAGCAACTCGTCAGCCGCATTCGCGACGTCGAGGTCATCCCGACCGACAGCGAGCTGGAAGCGCTCATGCTGGAGAGCACGCTCATCCGGCAGGAGAAGCCGCGCTTCAATATTGATCTGCGGGATGACAAGTCGTTCCCGTTTCTGCGGATCACGAGCGAACCCTATCCGCGTATCTTCCTGACGCGGCATCCCGTTTCCGACGGCTCAAAGTACTACGGGCCATTCAGTGATCTATTCCATCTGAAGGGCCTGCTGCGCGTCTTGCGCGGCCTGCTGAAGATTCGCACGTGTAATCTTGCCCTCAGCGAGGAACTGATCGCGCGCGGCAAGTTCAAGTCGTGTCTCGAGTTTCATATTGGCCGTTGCAACGCCCCCTGTGTCGCTCACGAATCGCGCGCCGACTACTTGCGCCGCGTCGCCGATTTTCATGAGGTCGTATCCGGCAAGGGCAGCGACGTGATCCAGCGGCTTGAGCAGGAGCTTGAAGCGCTCGCCGAACGGCTCAAGTTCGAAGAGGCCGCGCAGCTCCGTGACTGGCTTTCGGCGCTGAACGGTCTCACCGAACGCCAGAAGGTTATTAGCGCGGAACCGGTCCATCGTGATGTGATCGGTCTCGCGGTCGAAGATGACGTAGGCTGCATGGCGATCTTTCAAATCCGCAACGGTCGCATGGTCGGTCGCTTGCACTATCGCTTGCGCCATCTCAAAGCGCAAAGTGGCGGGGAGATCCTGCAAAGCGCGTTGGAGCAATACTACGCCGACGTGGCGACGTTTCCGACGGAAGTCTATCTGCCGGACGCCGTGCCGGACGAACCGCTGCTGCGGCAGTGGCTGCAGCAGCGCGCCGGACATCGTGTCGAGCTGCGCGTTCCCGAACGCGGCGAGAAAGCGCAATTCGTCGAGCTTGCGCAGAAGAACGCGGCGTTACTGTTGGGCGAGAGCCAGTTGGCGCGCCAGTCGCAGGATCGCATTCCGCATTCGCTCAAACAGCTGCAGGCTCATTTCAAACTCCCCGCGCTGCCCGTCACGATCGCGGCCTTCGATATCTCGAACCTGATGGGCACCGACAAGGTCGCTTCCATGGTCGTGTTTGTCAATGGCCGCGCCTCGCGCTCGCAGTACCGCCGCTATCAGATCAAAGGTGTTGCGGGCATCGACGATTTCGCCGCCATGAAAGAAGTCGTCGGCCGCCGCTTTTTGCGCTTGCAGCGCGAACACGAAGCGCTTCCCGATCTGGTCTTGATCGACGGGGGCAAGGGACAGTTGCATGCCGCGCTGGATGCGCTGCACCAGCTCGGAGTTGCTTCGCAACCGATTCTCGGTCTGGCCAAGACGCTCGAAGAGGTCTATATTCCGGGCGATCCGCTGCCGCTGAATATTCCGCGGAATTCATCCGCCTTGAAGCTGTTGCAACAGGTACGCGATGAGGCCCATCGCTTCGCGGTCTTCTATCACCGGCAGCTGCGGAAGAAGCGCACGCTGTTCTCCGTCCTCGATGAAGTCGACGGCATCGGTCCGGCTCGCCGCAAGTTGCTGTTGACTCACTTTCAATCGTTGAAGAAGCTCGAAGGCGCGACCCTTGAAGAACTGGAGAGCGTCGCGGGTATTCCGCCGCTGGTCGCGCGCAGTGTCTTTGATTTCTTTCACCCACCCGATTCGCATGACGCCGTCTGAGCCCGCCATTACCTATCCGCAAGTTACGCTGCAGGTCGCGCTCGCGCATGGCTTGACGACCGCCGAGTACGAGCAGATTCAGCGCCTGCTTGGTCGAGTTCCGACCTACGTCGAACTCGGTCTTTATTCCGTGATGTGGTCGGAGCACTGCTCGTACAAGAACTCGATACTCGAACTGAAGCGACTTCCGCGCACCGGTGCCCGCGTCAGGGTCGAGGCGGGCGAAGAGAATGCGGGCGTACTCGATATCGGCGATGATCTGTGCGTGGTCTTCAAGATCGAAAGCCACAATCATCCGTCCGCGGTCGAACCCTATCAGGGCGCGGCCACCGGCGTGGGCGGTATTCTCCGCGACATTTTCACCATGGGCGCGCGTCCGATCGCCGCACTCAACTCCTTGCGCTTTGGTCCGCTCGCCGAGCGGCGCAACCGGGAATTGATGCGCGGAGTCGTCAAGGGCATCGCGGACTACGGCAATTGCTTCGGCGTACCCACCGTCGGCGGCGAAGTCTGGTTCGATCCGTCCTATAGCGGCAATCCGCTCATCAATGCCATGGCCGTCGGCATCGTGCCGCGCGGCAAGCTCGCTCGTGCCTCCGCCTCGGGCCCGGGCAATCCGGTGATGGTTGTCGGTTCCGCCACGGGTCGCGACGGGATTCACGGCGCGACCTTCGCTTCGGAGGACTTGTCGGACGCCTCCATGGAGCGCCGCCCGTCCGTGCAGATCGGCGACCCCTTCAAGGAGAAGC is drawn from candidate division KSB1 bacterium and contains these coding sequences:
- the mce gene encoding methylmalonyl-CoA epimerase, with translation MIHGIDHLAIAVASLDDAVAYWTTHLGAVEVHRETVSEQRVNVVMLRVGDLKIELLQPTSDDSPVAKFIAVRGPGIHHVALRVDSTDSELSIMKAGGATLLDEGARDGAEGTKVGFIHPRTLGGVLVELVEHSRHES
- a CDS encoding excinuclease ABC subunit C — protein: MNPDDRPQLPLEEKLRVLPKSPGVYIFRDAGGKIIYIGKASVLRNRVRSYFQDRNDGRPQFEQLVSRIRDVEVIPTDSELEALMLESTLIRQEKPRFNIDLRDDKSFPFLRITSEPYPRIFLTRHPVSDGSKYYGPFSDLFHLKGLLRVLRGLLKIRTCNLALSEELIARGKFKSCLEFHIGRCNAPCVAHESRADYLRRVADFHEVVSGKGSDVIQRLEQELEALAERLKFEEAAQLRDWLSALNGLTERQKVISAEPVHRDVIGLAVEDDVGCMAIFQIRNGRMVGRLHYRLRHLKAQSGGEILQSALEQYYADVATFPTEVYLPDAVPDEPLLRQWLQQRAGHRVELRVPERGEKAQFVELAQKNAALLLGESQLARQSQDRIPHSLKQLQAHFKLPALPVTIAAFDISNLMGTDKVASMVVFVNGRASRSQYRRYQIKGVAGIDDFAAMKEVVGRRFLRLQREHEALPDLVLIDGGKGQLHAALDALHQLGVASQPILGLAKTLEEVYIPGDPLPLNIPRNSSALKLLQQVRDEAHRFAVFYHRQLRKKRTLFSVLDEVDGIGPARRKLLLTHFQSLKKLEGATLEELESVAGIPPLVARSVFDFFHPPDSHDAV